Below is a window of Rubidibacter lacunae KORDI 51-2 DNA.
CTCGGCTGCTTTGAGTGCCAATCCGCCAAGAAAAATAGGTATGCCGTAGAAAAACCCTGCCAAATTCAGGGTAGCGTTGCCCGCGCCGTAAGCCACGAAACCAACGATTGCTAAGGCGCCACCGAGGAGCATTCCCCATTTTCCCAAAGAAATCTGACCTAGCATAGCTCGCGTGCGTTCGTGCTCCAAAAGAAACCGGGTTGTTTAAGAATAAAGGCCGGAGAGTCCGGTGTGGCAGAAGTGAAGCTAACACACTTGGATAGCAGTTGACCTGACCCGCCCGTTGCTGCCTGCGGCTGCTCTCGTCTAACCTGATTCTAGAGCCAGACGCGCTCGGATCCAGACAACACTCGGACAAACATGGTTGATGTAAATGCCTTACGGGAACGCGTAACTCGACTCGAAAGCCAACGCGATGTGCTCGTCCGACTGCTTGAGGAACCAGATCTCGGGACTTTACGCGTCGATGTCAATCAGGCAATTGAAGAACTCGACGACCTGCTCGAAGACTTCCAAGCAACATTTCCGACCGAATCTTGACGGGTTGGGAATAGTTACAGGAGCGTTACAGGAGCGGCAATATGCCGCGCGAATGACCGTCCCTCAGGCTCGCCAAACCCACTAGTTCCGGGGTAGCAGCTGAGCCTGTCGAGCTTGGAGTCCGAGCTCGGTCACGAGTCCGAGCAGTTCCTCGGTTGGAGCATCCTTCCCGCAGAAAACATCGATCGCGCCAGCGCGATTGCTGTCCTGAGGCTTATCAGCAGAGGAGTAAGCGATGATACGAGCGTGAGGTTGCAAGGCCTTGATCGCTGCAGAGGCTCGAAACCCATCCATCACCGGCATGTGCAAATCAACGATCGCTACGTCAGTTTGGTGCTGCTGGCAGAGACGCACGGCTTCCGCGCCATTACATGCAATGCCGACAACGCGAACATCGCTCCGTTTAGCAAGGGCGACTTTGAGGCTGAAGCGCGTCAGCTCGTGATCGTCGGCAACAAGTACTCGCAGTTGCGTTGGCGGTTCGGATACTAGCCCCAAAGCTCAGTTCCTCGAAAATCTAAACTAAACAAACACCAAATATTTTAAATTTACGATGGGAGCTTGCCCCTCTACCATACGAGGGAAGTCGTAAAGCCTCGATTCGATCGTCCTCGGGGAGCACCGGTCTGACAGCTGTCCCTACCGAGAGCCTGTAAGCTTATCGGCAGAGCGCACTGGAGAGACATGCAAATTTGCACGCCCGACTGGGTCAAACATGCCGCGTTTTATCAGATTTTTCCCGATCGCTTCGCACGCAGCACCAAACCCCAGGCCCTTGCCCGCAGCCGGACGCTGGATTTCGAGCGCGCAAATTACGAGTCGTGGACGGCGGGTCCCACGCTGCAGGGTTACAAGGGTGGAAATCTCTGGGGCGTTCTGAACCAGCTCGACTACATTCAAGACTTGGGTTGCAATGCACTGTACTTAACGCCAATTTTTCAGTCAGCGAGCAACCACCGCTACCACACTCACGACTACTACCAAGTCGATCCGATCCTGGGCGGTAACGAGGCGCTCCTGGCGTTACTGGAAGCCGCACATCGGCGAAACATGCACGTGGTACTTGATGGCGTGTTCAATCATGCCAGTCGCGGCTTTTATTACTTCAACGACATTCTCGAAAACGGGCCGCACTCGCCGTGGGTCGAGTGGTTTCGTATCGAAGGCTGGCCGCTCTCGGCATACGACGGCAGCTTGCCTGCTAATTACGTCGGCTGGAACGACAATCGATCGCTGCCGGTCTTCAACCACGGCCATCCCGACGTTCGCGAGTACATCATGCGCGTGGGCGAATACTGGATCGAACAAGGCATCGATGGCTGGCGGTTGGACGTGGCCGGCGAAATCGAAGCGCCGGGATTCTGGCAGGAATTCCGCGATCGCGTCAAGGCGCTAAACTCCGAAGCATACATCGTCGGCGAGGTGTGGGAAGACTCGCGACAGTGGCTGGATGGAACGCAGTTCGATGCGGTCATGAATTATCTATTCTGCGCGTCGACGATTGCGTTTGTGGCGGGCGATCGCGTGCAAATGGACTTGGTGAAACTGCCACCGTATGAGCCATATCCGGCGCTGGATGCTGCGGGCTACGCGGCGAAGATCGAGGACTTGCTAGCACTGTATCCCTGGGAGATCCAGCTCGCGCAATTCAACCTACTGGACAGTCACGACACCGCACGGCTGCTGACCATTGCGGGCGGCGATCGCGCGAGTGTTTTGCTCGGGACGTTACTACTGATAACGTTCCCGGGTGCGCCGTGCATTTACTACGGCGATGAAGTTGCGCTGCCAGGAGCATTCGACCCAGATTCGCGACGCTGTTTCCCACCGGAGGCAGAGTGGGATCGAGACCTACTCGACGCTCACAAGCGCTTATTAACCTTACGTCGCGGGCATCCGGCGCTACAAACCGGCAATTACCGCGTGATATCGGCGCAAGGGATGTTGTATGTCTTCGCACGCTCGCTGGACGCTGAGGAATTGACAGTTGTCGTAAATGCCGGACTGGAGGAAGCTTCGGCAACCATCCAAGCAGGTGCGCTGCGATCGCAGCCGACCCGAGTGTTGTACGGTAGCGCGCGGCTCGCAGCAACCGATGGCAACCTCAGCATTCGCGTCCCGGCCCGCAGCGGCTGTATTTTGGGGTAGGACGCGCGAGCAAACCGCCACCGTCTCATATTGGGTGCCGGCATCCGTAGAATTGGCGTTGCCGTTCTCCCTCGTAGTTGCCCACCGGCAATCGCCATAGTTGAAGATTAGCCTGACGGCATGCCCACGGGGTTTAACCACCGCAACAACTCGCGTTTGAGGCGTTTGAGGTCGCGCGACAGTTCTTGTTTGACCCACTGCGCGATCGCGTCGACGGGCGTAAATGATACGCCTGCCTGCCAGTCGAAGTCCTGAGAACAAGGCGTATTGTGATTGCCGGGCAGGACGATAACGCTCGCGCGACCGGGTAAGCGCTCCTGTAAAACGGGGAGCAACTCGCTGCTTTGGTCGATATCGTCTTTTTGGAACCGCACGAGCAGCGTCCGAGGGATGTTGTAATCGCTGGCCGCGATCGCGAGCGTTGCTGCTGGTGAGGGCGAGAACTCGATCGTGCCAGGTGGTGTGAAATCGAGCTGTTCGAGCAATGGAATTGCCCGACGAGCTGGGTAATTGTTGTATGCCATGAGGATATTCCCGGCGCGATCGGCTCCGTACAAGCTGCCGATCAAAACCTGGATCTTGCAGCCCATGCTGTGCCCGAGTCCGTAGACAGGCAGGTACTGACCCGAGAGTGCGGGTGTTGATTGCAGTCGCTGCAAGGTAGTCTCGAAGCGGCTCAGGGCTTGACGGGCAATTTGCTTGTGCTCGAAGCCGTTCGCGAATGGCGTCGCTACGATCGCGTAACCGTCTTTGGCTAATTGCTCCAGCAGCCAGCGGTAGACAAGCTGCGGTGCGGAGCCGACAAACGCCCCGCCTAAGAAGTGGATAATGCCTGTGGGCTGACTCGGTACGAGCGTCCAACTACTTGCAACCTCTTGCCATTCCATCGACTCTTGCCGCTCCAGGACATCTGTACATTTGTCGGGTTTGATGCGCTCATTTCGGTAGCCCTACCGCTCTCCGTCATTGTATGTATGCGCAACCGTTCAGAACGAGCCGGCCGACAACGCCCTTGCAAAACGCGATCGCGTCTGCTTTAGTGTCTTAAGCTAATTGCAACTGCGATCCTCGCGAAAGAGAAGTTGCACGCGGTCGCGCGCGATAGGGGTATGGGCTTAGTCGGGGGCGATGCACTTTAAAATAAAGAACCGCTGCACTCCCAGACAGACGCCTTCTTCTCCCCGCGCCCACTTCAATAAATTATGTCCGCTCTTGCTGCCCGTCCCACCTTTCCTCTTACCGCGATTGTTGGTCAAGAAGCTATCAAGCTCGCACTGTTGTTAGCCGCTGTCGATCCGGGCCTGGGCGGTGTGGCTATTGCGGGCCGGCGCGGGACGGCGAAGTCGGTCATGGCCCGAGCCGTGCGATCGCTACTCCCGCCCATTGAGGTCGTTGCCGGGTCCCTTGCCAACTGCGATCCGAAGTCACCCGATACCTGGGATGACGATACTGGCTCGCGCTGGGGCGATCGCCCCAGCGCGGACGTGCCAACAGCTGTCATTCCAGCTCCTTTCATACAAGTACCTCTCGGTGTCACCGAGGATCGCTTGCTCGGGTCGGTGGACGTGGAGCAGTCGATGCGGCGCGGCGAGCCCGTGTTCCAGCCCGGACTGCTGGCACAAGCCCATCGTGGTGTCCTGTACGTCGATGACATCAACCTGCTCGACGACCAAATCGCCAACCAATTGCTTGCCGTCCTCAGCGATGGTGTCAATCGCATCGAGCGCGAGGGCATCAGTATCGCTCACGCTTGCAGACCGCTGCTCGTAGCCACCTTCAATCCCGACGAAAAGGATCTGCGCGAGCACTTGCGCGATCGCATTGCTATCACCCTCTCGGCCGACGGCGTCCTCGACCTCGATGCCCGCGTTCAAGCTAGCGATCGCGCCCTGAATTTTGCTACTTCTCCAGATGCTTTCCTCGCCCAGTACGACCGCGATCTCGATGCCCTGCGGACCGATATCGTCCTCGCCCGCGAGTGGCTGACCGGTGTCGCGATCGCTCCCGAGCAAATCCGCTACCTCGTCACCGAAGCCCTGAACGGCGCTGTTCGGGGCCATCGTGCCGAACTCTTTGCCTTGCGCATCGCGAAGGCAGCTGCTGCCCTCGACGGTCGCGATCGCGTCTCTGCCGACGACTTACGTCGCGCGGTGGAGTTGGCGATCGTGCCGCGCGCCACCATCATTCCCACCCCGCCGGAAGACCAGCCACCACCACCGCCGCCGCCACCCCAGGATCGCCAAGACGAAGACGATTCCGAACCCGAACCGCCCGAAAACGATACCGACGATGACGCCCAAGACGAGCCCGAGAGCGAACCGCCCGGTATTCCCGATGAGTTTGTTTTCGATGCCGAGGGCGTGACGATCGACCCGAACGTGCTCTACTTCGCTCAGCTCGCCCGCAGCCAAGCCGGTGCGGGCAGTCGCGGTATCGTGTTCTCCAACGAACGCGGTCGTTATGTCAAACCAATGTTGCCGCGCGGTCCCGTCCGCCGCATTGCCGTCGATGCCACCCTCCGCGCTGCTGCTCCTTATCAAGCGGCCCGCCGCCGTCGCTACCCCGATCGTCGGGTCGTTGTCGAGCAAAGCGACCTACGTGCCAAGCGCCTCGCTCGAAAAGCCGGTGCCTTGGTTATTTTTGTGGTTGATGCGTCGGGGTCGATGGCACTCAATCGCATGCAGTCCGCCAAAGGTGCCGTGTTGCGTTTGCTGGCTGCGGCTTATGAAAACCGCGATCGGATTGCCTTGATCCCCTTTCGGGGCGAGCGTGCCGAAGTGCTGTTACCGCCTACGCGCTCGCTATCGCTCGCGCGTCGCCGTCTCGAGAAACTGCCCTGCGGCGGCGGCTCTCCCCTCGCTCACGGTCTGGTACAAGCCGCGCGCCTGAGCGTCAATGCCCTGCGTGCGGGCGATGTCGGACAAACCATCATCGTGGCGATCACCGACGGCCGCGGTAACGTCCCCCTAGCGCGATCGCTGGGCGAGCCATTCCCCGAAGGTGAAAAGCCCGATATCAAGAGCGAACTGCTTGATATAGCAGCGCGTTTGCCCGCAGCGGGGATAGAGCTACTCGTTATCGACACAGAAAATAAGTTTGTTTCCACCGGCTTTGCCAAAGCCCTCGCCGAACGCGCTGGCGGCAATTATTATCACTTGCCGAAAGCGGGCGATCGCGCGATCGCTGCAGCTGCCCAACAAGCCATGGCACAACTGCGCTGACAACAGGCACCTGAGCTGACAACACGAACGGTTTGTGGGGATAGCGGCTAGGCACCGCTGTTTCACGATGGGGTAGTCCTGAAGTGCGATCTCGTGCTGGGTTAGAAGCATGGCTGTGAGGGTTCTGCACCTGCGCCACCTTCTCCTTGCAAGGCTACCAACTGCAGAATCCTTCCAAAAAAGAGTGTTGCCCCATATAATTTCGATAAAAAATAAAAAGAGCCTCCGACTGGAGGCTCTCGCTCGATATACCCTCGAGGTGGCTTCGGGATGGTGCGTGCTAGCGGAGCTGGAGCGTCTTCTGTTCTTCGAACAGGTGAATCGTGTCTACGAAGCGTGCGGTCTTCGACTGGTTGGAGATAACCAGACTTTGCGTACGTGCGCCGCCATGGAAGAAGCGAACGCCTTCCATCAGCGTGCCAGGGGTGATGCCGCAGGCAGCAAACAGCACCGTCTCGCCGCTAGCAAGCTCCTCTGCGTCGTAGACCCGATCGGGATCGTCGATGCCCATGGACTTCAGGCGCTCGATGTTGCTTTCTTTGCTCTCGCCAATAAGTCCGGTCTTGACAATCGAAGGATCGTAGATGAGCTGACCCTGGAAGTGACCGCCGAGCGCGCGCATGGCAGCAGCGGAAATCACGCCTTCGGGAGCAGCACCAATACCCATGAGTGCGTGAACGTTCGTGCCGGAAAACGCACAGGACAGTGCTGCCGATACATCCCCGTCGCTGATCAAACGGACGCGCGCGCCAGAATCGCGAACTTCTTGAATCAGGCGTTCGTGGCGGGAGCGATCCATAATCACCACCACCAATTCCTCGACTTTGCGATCTAGGCACTCGGCGATGATCTTGAGGTTTTCGGTAGGGGTTTTACGGATATCGACTTTACCGCGGGCGGCGGGAGGGGCAGCCAGCTTGCGCATGTAGAAGTCCGGAGCGGCGAACAATCCGCCTTTTTGGGAAATTGCCAACACTGCCATCGAACCATCCTGACCGTGGGCAACTAAGTTCGTGCCTTCACAAGGATCGACGGCAATGTCGATTTCGATAAGCTCTTCAGGGTTACAGAAGGTCTTGGCGTCCGGGCGGGTGCAGATACCGACTTCTTCTCCGATGTAAAGCATGGGCGCTTCGTCGCGTTCCCCTTCACCGATAACGATGCGACCGCGCATGTAAATTTCGTTCATGCGTTGGCGCATGGCTTCTACCGCCACTTCATCGGCAGTGTTTTTCTCGCCCTTGCCCATCCAGCGAGCCGAAGCGATCGCGGCTTTTTCGACGACTTCGATGATCTCAAGTCCTAGCGTATTCTCCACGGAACGAGCTCCTCCCGACTGCCTTTAGATTTTGTTCGGATTTCCGGTTCAAGACAGAGTCTACCAGACGCTGGGGGCGCAATCGCTGGAAGGGGATCGCGGTCTGCAGTCAAGTATCAACCCGAATTAACGGCGATCTCGCATAATTTGGAAGTAGAAACTCGGCCGGTGCTTCAAGCTTGCAACCGGTTTTAACGGATGACTTGCTGGATGTACGACTATGCTGGATTTTTTTAATCAACTTTTCAAGCGCCATCCGGAACGCATGCGGGCTGATGTGGAGATTTACACCTGGCAAACATGCCCGTTTTGCATTCGCGCCAAATTACTGCTGTGGTGGAAGGGTGTCAACTATAAGGAGTACAAGATCGACGGCGATGGCGGCGCGCGCGCGCGCATGGCGCAGCGAGCTAACGGCAAACGGACGGTGCCGCAGATTTTTGTCAACGACCAGCACGTGGGCGGTTGCACCGAGCTCTACCAACTCGATGGGGCCGGGCAACTCGACCCGTTGTTAGAGCAGGCTGCTGGTGGGTCGTAGGTCGGGACGCGATCGCAACAATATTGACATCGATCCGGTTTTGGCAGGGTTGGACGCGACGGCATTCGAGCAACATTGCCGTTGGATGCAGCGGGCGATCGCGCTGGCCGCACGGGCGGGCGACGCCGGAGAAGTGCCGGTGGGTGCCACGGTCGCGGACGGCGAGGGCAATTGGATGGCGGATGGCGAGAACCGCAAGGAACGCGATCGCGATCCGACTGCTCACGCAGAAGTGGTGGCAATTCGCGCAGCGGCGCGATCGCGCGGGGATTGGCGATTGAGCGACTGTACGCTATACGTAACGCTCGAACCCTGTCCGATGTGTGCAGGAGCGATCGTGCACTCGCGGTTGGGGTTGCTAGTGTACGGTGCAGACGATCCGAAAACGGGCGCGATTCGCACGGTGGAGAACCTACCCGATAGTGCGGCGTCCAACCATCGCCTATCGGTCCTCGGCGGCATCCTGGAAGCCGAGTGTCGGGAACAGTTACAAGCTTGGTTTGGTAGCAAGCGCGGTTGAAGCGATCGCTGGCTCACGCCCAAGCAAATACGCCTATAGGCTGACTGTTTGAGTGGGGAAGTATCCATACGAGCATCAGAAATAACTCTGCAAACTGCAATCGTTGGACCTGCGAAAACGTTTTGCCACAAGAACTCATAACTCAGTTCGAGATTCAACCGCCGGAGGGCGTCGGTCCCCTGAGACTAGGTATGATGCACCCACAAGTTAAGGATGCGCTCTCAACTTTTTCCAAACTATGGGTTGAATCAGACGTCTAAAACGACTCTCGTTTACGCGTACGGCAATAGCCTCCATATTGAATACGGTGGTGACGGCCGGGCCCTGTTCATCGGCGTTAGTTCCTACAAGGAAAGTGGATGCGACTAACGTTTCAAGGCCTAGGGCAAACGCATACAGATTTCTGTGCTACGACCGAATAAGGGTTTCAGCGACCTGGAGTGCTTGAACTTAGGTCCCTGTTCTCAACAAGACCAGTTAAGCCTCGCTGATTGCGAAAATCGAGCTGAGATTTCGAGTATGCGTTTGCCTGCGTACTTGGGAGGCACGAGGCGTACGGCGATCGCCCAACGGCTTAGAGCAACTCGGGGCAATTGCTAAGCAGCTGGGCTATTCCAAGCGCTCGCGGCGCTGTAAACCTCTTACAATAGCTCGGACGTGTTGAGGGCGGAACTCGTGAACATTTTGGTTGTGGGTGGTGGCGGTCGCGAACACGCGATCGCTTGGGCGCTGCTGCGATCGCCACAGGTCGAGCGCGTCTTTTGTACCCCCGGTAACGGCGGCACGGCCACCCTAACCGGTTGTGAGAACGTCGCGATCGCGTCAGACGACTTCAACGCGATCGCGCATTTCGCCCGCGATCGCGATATTGCTTTCGTTGCAGTGGGACCAGAAGCACCGCTGGCCGACGGTATCGCCGATGCTCTAGCCGCTGCTGACATCCCTGTTTTCGGTCCGAGGCGTGCTGCCGCCCAGCTTGAGGCCAGCAAATCCTGGGCCAAAGAGCTGATGCTGGCTGCCGGCGTGCCGACGCCCCCCGCCCGCACCTTCACGGATCCCGATGCCGCCCACGCTTACTTGGACGATTGCGGCGCGCCAATCGTCGTCAAAGCTGATGGCTTGGCTGCTGGAAAGGGCGTTACGGTGGCGATGACACTCGAACGCGCCCATGAGGCGATTGACGATCTTTATCACGACGGAGCGAGCGACCTCCGCAAGGTCGTGATCGAAGACTATTTGCACGGGCAAGAAGCCTCCGTCTTAGCACTGACCGATGGACTTTCCGTGCGCACGTTGCTCCCCGCCCAAGACCACAAGCGCATTGGCGAAAGGGACACCGGACCGAACACCGGCGGGATGGGGGCTTATGCACCTGCCCCGCTGATTTCCCCCGAGCTATTGCAGCGCATTGAAACCGAGGTTTTGCAGCCAGTTGTTGCGACCCTCCACGATCGTGGCATCGATTACTGTGGCGTCCTCTATGCCGGGTTGACGATCGCTCCCGATGGAACCTTTAAGGTGTTGGAGTTCAACTGTCGGTTCGGCGATCCGGAAACTCAAGCTATCCTGCCGTTGCTGGTCACGCCCCTGGACGCACTGATGCTGGCCTGCATCGAACGCCGGCTCGGCGACATGCCACCGCTACAGTGGCGGGTGGGCAGCGCGCTCTGCGTCGTTGCAGCATCGCGCGGCTATCCCGGAACTTACAATACCGAACATCCGATTGCCGGATTGCCTGCGGCACCAGCAAGTACTACCGGCAACGAGATTGTCTTCCATGCAGGGACCAAACTCGTAGGCGATCGCGTTTTGACCGCAGGCGGGCGGGTGCTCGGCGTCACGGGGCTCGGTGCCGATCTCGAGCAAGCGGCGGCGGCAGCCTATGGAGCGATCGACGCGATCGACTTTGAGGGGATTTACTACCGCCGCGACATCGGTCACCATACTTTGGCAACACCGGATGCAGGGGAGGGAAAGGGTAATGCGCTAGACTCGCAATAATATGTCGGAATCAGGCATATTGCCTAGTACAAACCCTTCACACTGCATGCCCTGTTTATATCAAGCATGCTCGGCAACCTTCCATAACGCAGCTCTTGCTGTCGTCCTCGCCAAGTTAGCCCCTTGATTGCTCTACTAACAGCCCTGCGCGCCCTGCTCGCACGGTGGTGGTCGGACTTTACCTTGCAAACGCGACTCATGGCAGTTGCGACGCTTGTCGTATCGCTCGTCATGAGCGGGTTGACGTTCTGGGCAGTCAATACCGTACAGCAGGACGCTCGCGTCAACGACACGCGCTTCGGTCGCGACCTGGGGCTATTGCTGTCGGCGAACGTCTCGCCGCTAATTGCCGAAGATAACCTGACGGAAGTTGCGCTTTTTACTGGGCGTTTTTTTAGCAGTACATCTAGCGTGCGCTATATCCTTTATGCGGATCGCGACGGCAAGATATTTTTCGGCATTCCTTTTTCTGAAGCCGAACGCCAAAACGACCTGACGATCCAGCGCCGCATCCAGCTTCCTGAAAGCTACGCTAGCGACACCAAGATCCCGCTGGTGCGTCAGCATTTGACGCCAAACGGCGAGGTTACCGACGTATTTGTGCCGCTGCGCCACGAGGGTATGTATCTTGGGGTTATGGCTGTCGGGATCAACCCCAACCCCACCGTTGTAGCTTCCTCGCATCTAACGCGGGACGTGACGATCGCGGTGTTTATCTCGATCTGGGCAATGGTTATCCTCGGTGCGGTTTTTAACGCCTTGGCGATTACGCGCCCGATTAAAGAGTTGCTCGTTGGCGTCAAGAACATCGCGGCGGGTAATTTCCAACAACGCATCGAGCTACCGTTCGGCGGCGAACTTGGCGAGCTGATCTGTAGTTTTAATGACATGGCCGAGCGCCTTGCCCGCTACGAGGAACAGAATATCGAGGAGATGACCGCCGAGAAGGCCAAACTCGAGACCTTGGTATCGACGATCGCCGACGGTGCGGTGCTGCTCGATACGCAGCTGCAAGTCCTGCTCGTCAACCCGACGGCTCGGCGCATCTTTGGTTGGGAAGGACGCCTGCTCGATGGGAAAAATGTCATCGACCACCTCCCGGCAGCGGTTGCGATCGAGATCGCCAAGCCCCTCGCCCAAATCGCAGCTGGTGAAGAACTCGAGCCCCCACCGCCCGACCGCCACCACCACGGTCACAGCGGTGAATTCCGCATTGCCTTGAGCGAACCGAGCGATCGGACTGTGCGCATTTTGCTCACCAGTGTGTTCGATCAATACCGCGAAAGTGTCAAAGGCATTGCCATTACCGTGCAGGACATCACTCGCGAAGTGGAATTGAACAAGGCTAAAAGTCAGTTCATCAGTAACGTTTCCCACGAATTGCGGACGCCGCTATTTAATATCAAGTCTTTCATCGAAACCCTGTACGAATACGGCGAAGAACTGTCCGAACAAGAGCGGCGCGAGTTCTTACAAACCACCAACAGCGAAACCGATCGCCTAACGCGTTTGGTCAACGACGTGTTAGACCTATCGCGGCTGGAATCTTCGAAAGTGTATTCGATGAGCGCAGTGGACCTCGCCCAACCAGTCGAGCAGACCTTGCGCACCTACCACCTCAACGCGCGCGACAAGGGCATCGAATTGTCCCATGACATCTACCCCCACCTCCCGACTGTGTTGGGCAACTACGACCTATTGCTGCAAGTGTTTGCCAACCTCCTGGGCAACTCACTAAAGTTCACCCAGGCAGGGGGGCGAGTTATCATCCGGGCGTACCCCCTCGACCCAGACTCCGGCTTGTGCAACGAGCGATCGTGCGTTCGCGTGGAAATCTCCGACACCGGTATCGGTATCGCACCAGAGGATCAAGAGGCTATCTTCGATCGCTTTTTCCGCGTGGAAAACCAAGTGCACACTCTCGAAGGCACGGGCTTAGGTTTGTCGATCGTGCGCAACATCATCGAGAAGCATCACAGCCAGGTACACCTGGCAAGCGAGGTTGGGGTTGGCACCACGTTTTGGTTCGACCTCGTAACGTACCGAGCGGCTGCATCGTCGGGGGCTGCGCCCGAGTCTGCAGCCCAACCAGTGCCAGTAACTTCGCCTGCATCGCCCTCCCTACAATCACCCACAACTGCCGAACACGTGCTTTTACAGTAAGTTGCCATCGAGAAGGCCCGCTCTCTGGAATCGAGTGCTATCGCTGCATGGCTTCAGTAATCGCCGCGGCTGCCTAGCCTGTATTATTCATGAAATCTTATGCAGAGACCCTAAACCTTTTGCCGTGCAAGGATTGCAGACTTTTTCGCTCAATATCAGTACGTTTCTATACACGTAGATTGGAGTCTAGTCAGAGCAATGGTTTGAGGCTTCGGCAAAATCTTCGTGAATAATCCAGGCTAGACCAACTCGGGACTGTCTGGCCAAGATTTTTATAGCGGGACGGATCGCTGCTCGGCGTCGAGCCAGTTCAGATAGCCGATGCTGCTATATACGCATTCAGTATCTTGCGGCGATCGACATTGAACAAAAAGCGATCTCAAAACGACGAATCGATGCCCATCCAAATACCAAATTCGGAAAAATCCGATACGAATAGTAAGTGTCGGGTTCGCGAGATTAGTCCTCATGCCGGTAAAGCTCCACATCGATGTCGCCGAGTCCTCTGAAGAACCGCGCTCCCCCCCTCCTCTCCCCCCTCCAATGCCCGAGTGAAGGAAAAGCT
It encodes the following:
- the nblS gene encoding two-component system sensor histidine kinase NblS → MIALLTALRALLARWWSDFTLQTRLMAVATLVVSLVMSGLTFWAVNTVQQDARVNDTRFGRDLGLLLSANVSPLIAEDNLTEVALFTGRFFSSTSSVRYILYADRDGKIFFGIPFSEAERQNDLTIQRRIQLPESYASDTKIPLVRQHLTPNGEVTDVFVPLRHEGMYLGVMAVGINPNPTVVASSHLTRDVTIAVFISIWAMVILGAVFNALAITRPIKELLVGVKNIAAGNFQQRIELPFGGELGELICSFNDMAERLARYEEQNIEEMTAEKAKLETLVSTIADGAVLLDTQLQVLLVNPTARRIFGWEGRLLDGKNVIDHLPAAVAIEIAKPLAQIAAGEELEPPPPDRHHHGHSGEFRIALSEPSDRTVRILLTSVFDQYRESVKGIAITVQDITREVELNKAKSQFISNVSHELRTPLFNIKSFIETLYEYGEELSEQERREFLQTTNSETDRLTRLVNDVLDLSRLESSKVYSMSAVDLAQPVEQTLRTYHLNARDKGIELSHDIYPHLPTVLGNYDLLLQVFANLLGNSLKFTQAGGRVIIRAYPLDPDSGLCNERSCVRVEISDTGIGIAPEDQEAIFDRFFRVENQVHTLEGTGLGLSIVRNIIEKHHSQVHLASEVGVGTTFWFDLVTYRAAASSGAAPESAAQPVPVTSPASPSLQSPTTAEHVLLQ